One window of Chryseobacterium indologenes genomic DNA carries:
- the gldN gene encoding gliding motility protein GldN, translating to MKKYISTLLVLVSGLAFSQTILNAASPEEFRQMRSESMRKAGDTVISNKVKPLEYGFVDDKDIYKSMFVWEIIDMNDKINQPFYYDNPDGLLSSSTRSLYQLLLDGALKGDIKEVYDDENFVTRLSPEAIQKRLESIRLDEEAIDILNSGRTLTEDEKKRLTDIIRTTTDKVKVLKVMGMWFIDKRDGQMKYRPLGIAAMGPDPTSVGRIGPDGQPLAGADELIDLFWIYYPSARDILANNYVFNRKNSSADLSFDDIINARRFSSIIYKSSSGLGDGTIKDYIPKNADEQIEESDRIKAQILDMENDMWNY from the coding sequence ATGAAAAAATATATTAGCACCCTTTTAGTTTTAGTTTCGGGATTAGCATTTTCCCAAACTATTCTGAATGCTGCTTCTCCCGAAGAATTCAGACAAATGAGATCTGAATCAATGAGAAAAGCAGGGGATACTGTTATCAGCAATAAAGTAAAGCCTCTTGAATATGGTTTCGTTGATGACAAAGATATTTACAAAAGTATGTTTGTTTGGGAAATCATTGATATGAATGATAAGATCAACCAGCCATTCTATTATGACAATCCGGATGGTCTTCTTTCAAGCTCTACAAGATCTTTATATCAATTATTACTTGATGGAGCTCTTAAAGGTGACATTAAGGAAGTTTATGATGACGAAAACTTTGTGACAAGACTTTCACCTGAAGCAATTCAGAAAAGATTGGAAAGCATAAGACTTGACGAAGAAGCTATTGATATTCTTAACTCTGGAAGAACACTTACAGAAGACGAGAAAAAAAGATTAACAGATATCATCAGAACTACAACGGATAAAGTAAAAGTTCTTAAAGTGATGGGTATGTGGTTTATCGATAAGAGAGACGGTCAAATGAAATACAGACCTCTTGGAATCGCAGCTATGGGACCAGATCCTACATCTGTTGGAAGAATTGGTCCTGACGGTCAGCCTTTAGCTGGTGCTGATGAATTGATCGACTTATTCTGGATATATTATCCAAGTGCTCGTGATATTTTAGCAAACAATTATGTTTTCAACAGAAAAAATTCTTCTGCCGACTTATCTTTTGATGATATCATCAATGCAAGAAGATTCTCTTCTATTATTTACAAGTCTTCAAGCGGCTTAGGAGATGGTACTATTAAGGACTATATTCCTAAAAATGCTGATGAACAGATTGAAGAAAGCGATAGAATCAAAGCACAGATTCTTGACATGGAAAATGATATGTGGAATTACTAG
- a CDS encoding NAD(P)/FAD-dependent oxidoreductase: MKNVDYIIVGDGYAGLFLAHQLIKNNKSFVVFSEGRKSASQISAGIINPVVLKKFTTFWKAQEQIDFLKDSLKEIESYTGENYLINAPIHRIFHDENEQNLWLKKSENEELSAFLDQNFDSLNGVKNDFQTGKVNQSARLNVNGFFSGLFNYLEKNDHLIKERFDYARLNPSESVYKDFSFKNIIFCEGMGVKDNPYFSEIAVVPNKGHHIKVKLSQPIPENITIKKKHFLFPTGNGLYFYGGTYDRDQLHHHIDDSAVTQLVNGLSEFYPYDFEVEEVHFGFRPTVKDRRPIIGRHETWDNLYIFNGMGARGILNGCYFSRDLFRFIENDIPLHEEVSSKRFQ; this comes from the coding sequence ATGAAAAATGTAGATTATATTATTGTAGGAGACGGATATGCAGGACTTTTTCTGGCTCATCAGCTGATTAAAAACAATAAGTCCTTTGTGGTCTTTTCCGAAGGGAGAAAAAGTGCTTCACAGATTTCAGCCGGAATTATCAATCCTGTTGTTCTCAAGAAGTTTACCACTTTCTGGAAAGCACAGGAACAAATAGACTTTCTTAAAGACAGTCTCAAAGAAATAGAATCCTATACCGGAGAAAATTATCTGATCAATGCTCCCATTCATAGAATTTTTCATGATGAGAATGAACAGAATCTTTGGTTAAAAAAATCAGAGAATGAAGAATTATCAGCTTTTCTTGACCAAAATTTTGATTCTTTAAACGGGGTAAAAAACGATTTTCAGACCGGAAAGGTCAATCAGTCTGCCAGACTCAATGTTAATGGATTTTTTAGTGGTTTATTCAATTATTTGGAAAAAAATGATCATCTAATAAAAGAAAGATTCGATTATGCCCGACTGAACCCTTCCGAATCTGTTTATAAAGACTTTTCTTTCAAAAATATTATATTCTGCGAAGGAATGGGAGTGAAAGATAATCCATACTTTTCAGAAATTGCTGTGGTTCCCAATAAAGGGCATCATATAAAAGTGAAGCTATCCCAACCGATTCCGGAAAACATCACCATTAAAAAGAAGCATTTCTTATTTCCCACCGGAAACGGACTTTATTTTTACGGTGGAACCTACGACAGAGATCAGCTTCATCACCACATCGATGATTCAGCAGTCACTCAACTAGTCAACGGACTTTCTGAGTTCTATCCCTATGACTTTGAAGTGGAAGAAGTACATTTTGGATTCCGTCCTACTGTAAAAGACAGAAGGCCAATCATTGGAAGACATGAAACATGGGACAATTTGTATATTTTTAATGGAATGGGGGCCCGTGGTATTCTGAATGGATGCTATTTCTCACGCGATTTATTCCGTTTCATTGAAAACGATATCCCTTTGCATGAAGAAGTGTCATCAAAAAGGTTTCAATAG
- a CDS encoding glycogen/starch synthase, translated as MPNQKILYITTEMYPYQEDTNMAAVVNKMALKMHQEGNDVRVFMPRFGQISERKFQLHEVIRLSGMNIIINDLDQPLIIKVASLPGERLQVYFIDNEEYFKRKQYYFDDEGNPFEDNDERAIFFARGVIETIKKLNWVPDVIHLNGWMASFVPIYLKTYYESDTYFKDAKIVLSLYNEKDADLDKKIDEKLQFDNISGLKALDNPTIKSFVIESMNYVNAVVKGDEFLDEDLDKAFNETTTEKSEYLDIDSINQLY; from the coding sequence ATGCCGAATCAAAAAATACTGTACATTACTACAGAGATGTATCCATATCAGGAAGATACAAATATGGCTGCAGTGGTAAACAAAATGGCACTTAAGATGCACCAAGAAGGCAATGATGTAAGAGTTTTTATGCCAAGATTTGGACAAATAAGTGAGAGGAAATTCCAGCTCCATGAGGTAATCCGTCTTTCAGGAATGAATATCATTATCAATGACCTAGACCAGCCTCTGATCATTAAAGTAGCGTCTCTTCCGGGGGAAAGACTTCAGGTTTACTTTATTGACAACGAAGAATACTTCAAAAGAAAGCAATACTATTTTGATGATGAAGGAAATCCTTTCGAAGACAATGACGAAAGAGCTATTTTCTTTGCCAGAGGAGTTATTGAAACCATTAAAAAGCTGAACTGGGTACCAGATGTAATTCATTTAAACGGATGGATGGCTTCTTTTGTTCCAATTTATCTTAAAACTTACTACGAATCAGATACTTATTTCAAAGACGCAAAAATCGTACTTTCTCTGTATAATGAGAAGGATGCTGATTTGGATAAAAAGATCGACGAAAAACTGCAGTTTGATAATATTTCAGGATTAAAAGCGTTAGATAACCCAACAATTAAAAGCTTTGTTATCGAAAGTATGAACTATGTAAACGCTGTTGTGAAAGGGGACGAGTTTCTGGATGAAGACCTGGATAAGGCTTTCAACGAAACTACTACCGAGAAGTCGGAATATCTTGACATAGATTCTATAAATCAACTTTATTAA
- a CDS encoding GldM family protein, with product MAQGKQTPRQKMINLMYLVFIAMMALNIDAEIIRSYYDSTRALNETRTLTEKKNEKIFERTLEAKAQQVPDTYAQPWAQYKVLKTKIDALVNSAQDVKNLLKKQSEFHDKDKDGKDIDVSENFAALNNNEATTEYFFKEGDENTPSKNALDLKAKIDDVRNYINSTFGSNAPLQDLVARANKSLIAEYPKGTSPNEKTWFQNKFYHQPLIAAISNLEIIQNDARNVQSDALALLLQEKVDANIKFSSYEPIVSGPVDIQAGKQAEVKVMLGTYSNSNKISISGVSRVENGKGITQISGSGIGEHKLGGTITLTDASGKPQSFPWTHTYNVIAGPREVKLEKGLLLSADKMNVMYRGLENPVSGSILGADNSKLSLSAAGATVKGKGPGKWDVTPTTGNVVKLTLSGTDPYGKTVSQVFEYRIKNIPRPQGQIRGKAVNFMPAGSIPNQIVSATLPDFDFPVSFTVNSFIIKLPGKAGTLIQGSSLSGAEGMLRNLRPGDVVQIYDIQATATGLGNQRLKEISPVIINVQ from the coding sequence ATGGCACAAGGAAAACAGACCCCTCGTCAGAAGATGATCAACCTGATGTATTTGGTGTTCATCGCGATGATGGCCCTAAATATTGATGCAGAAATCATCAGATCATACTATGACTCTACCAGAGCATTGAATGAAACCAGAACTTTAACAGAAAAGAAAAACGAGAAGATCTTTGAAAGAACGTTGGAAGCTAAGGCTCAGCAAGTTCCGGATACCTACGCACAGCCTTGGGCTCAATACAAAGTATTGAAAACTAAAATTGATGCCTTGGTGAACTCTGCTCAGGATGTTAAAAATTTGTTGAAAAAACAATCTGAGTTTCACGATAAAGATAAGGACGGAAAAGATATTGACGTAAGTGAAAACTTTGCTGCACTTAACAACAACGAAGCAACTACTGAATATTTCTTCAAAGAAGGAGATGAAAATACTCCATCAAAGAATGCATTAGATCTGAAAGCTAAAATTGATGATGTAAGAAACTATATCAATTCTACTTTTGGAAGCAATGCTCCGTTACAGGATTTAGTAGCAAGAGCTAACAAGTCTCTTATTGCGGAGTATCCTAAAGGAACATCTCCAAATGAAAAGACTTGGTTCCAGAATAAATTTTATCATCAGCCGCTAATTGCTGCAATATCTAATTTGGAGATTATCCAAAATGATGCCAGAAACGTTCAGTCTGATGCATTGGCACTATTACTTCAGGAGAAAGTAGATGCGAATATTAAATTCTCAAGCTACGAGCCTATCGTTTCAGGTCCGGTTGATATCCAGGCAGGAAAACAGGCTGAAGTAAAAGTAATGTTAGGAACTTATTCTAACAGCAATAAAATCAGCATCTCTGGTGTAAGCAGAGTTGAAAATGGTAAAGGTATTACCCAGATTTCAGGTTCTGGAATTGGTGAACATAAATTAGGAGGTACAATTACATTAACAGATGCTTCAGGTAAGCCACAATCTTTCCCTTGGACGCATACTTATAATGTAATCGCAGGACCTAGAGAAGTAAAACTTGAAAAAGGATTATTGCTTTCTGCTGATAAAATGAACGTAATGTATAGAGGACTTGAGAACCCTGTTTCAGGATCAATCTTAGGTGCTGATAATTCTAAACTTTCATTATCTGCTGCAGGAGCTACTGTAAAAGGTAAAGGTCCAGGTAAATGGGATGTAACTCCTACTACAGGAAATGTAGTGAAGTTAACATTATCAGGAACAGATCCATATGGTAAAACAGTTTCTCAGGTATTTGAATACAGAATTAAGAATATTCCTAGACCTCAGGGTCAGATCAGAGGTAAGGCTGTAAACTTTATGCCGGCAGGTTCTATTCCTAACCAGATTGTATCAGCTACTTTACCTGACTTTGACTTCCCTGTTTCGTTTACTGTAAATAGCTTCATTATCAAGCTTCCAGGAAAAGCAGGTACTCTGATCCAAGGTAGTTCACTATCAGGAGCAGAAGGAATGCTTAGAAACCTTAGACCTGGTGATGTAGTTCAGATTTATGATATTCAGGCTACGGCTACAGGATTGGGTAACCAGAGACTTAAGGAAATTTCACCTGTAATTATTAATGTACAATAA
- a CDS encoding DUF4270 family protein has protein sequence MTHNLKRTFAMLLLAIFGSTILYNCEPDPDSLGEQLFNDDAAQGNEIAYPVIAYNYSNNDSIRSDAARLISGVNESGAASYVGVLGAFTESQFGMQRASYVTQLRMPVDNYDFNGANPKVDSVVLVVRPPANTTASTYFFESDSLKTNTFEKSDFPVDGVATAVSIEKKTYPVRKYGKIGGASKSMKINVHEVTTFLDSNDDTFKRSNKSISTGELLGSGVFDGNINSISITKKSDNSVVFTGNLGFRMKLSNTNFFQTHILDKKGKPELQDASNFIRYFKGIKISVDETDKYLYQFSPNDLQLIMYYKYDKTDNGTTTRPQTNLVFNLGGSNAHIGLYEYSRTNSSVEKALAAINTSEGDEKLYVQGMGGPSVVMKIQDETIANLKKIYLEKKAGILSAKIRVYVDPLSWKNTNSTEDRRFSILTNTLNSNGTIDFSKLAYTSDLSTGLGLYNYNKDKDYYDIVVTKTIKDLVEDVKDSDGNFIKNKPLIISAGTFAANATGTLLGVRNTTRAFDMNRVILTGIDKTNTNPKRIQLMVTYGTKK, from the coding sequence ATGACTCATAATCTTAAAAGGACCTTCGCCATGCTTTTATTGGCGATTTTCGGAAGTACAATCCTTTATAACTGCGAACCGGATCCAGATTCTCTTGGTGAGCAGTTGTTCAATGATGATGCAGCACAAGGTAATGAAATTGCATATCCAGTTATCGCATACAATTATAGCAACAATGATTCAATCAGAAGTGATGCTGCCAGATTAATCAGCGGTGTGAATGAATCCGGTGCAGCCTCATATGTTGGTGTTCTTGGAGCTTTTACTGAAAGTCAGTTTGGAATGCAGAGAGCATCTTATGTTACTCAGCTGAGAATGCCGGTAGATAATTATGATTTTAACGGAGCGAATCCAAAAGTAGACTCCGTTGTTCTTGTAGTAAGACCACCAGCAAATACTACTGCAAGTACTTATTTCTTTGAAAGCGATTCATTAAAAACAAATACATTTGAGAAAAGTGATTTTCCGGTGGATGGAGTGGCTACAGCTGTTTCAATTGAGAAGAAAACTTATCCTGTTCGTAAATACGGTAAAATAGGGGGTGCTTCAAAATCAATGAAAATCAATGTACATGAAGTTACTACGTTCTTAGATTCAAATGATGATACTTTTAAACGTTCCAATAAATCAATAAGCACTGGCGAATTGTTAGGATCAGGAGTGTTTGACGGTAACATCAATTCTATATCTATCACTAAAAAATCTGATAATTCAGTTGTGTTTACAGGAAATCTTGGTTTCAGAATGAAATTGAGCAATACAAACTTTTTCCAGACTCATATTCTTGATAAAAAAGGAAAACCTGAACTTCAGGATGCTTCTAACTTTATCAGATATTTCAAAGGAATAAAAATTTCTGTAGATGAAACAGATAAATACCTTTATCAGTTCTCTCCTAATGATCTGCAGCTTATCATGTATTACAAATATGATAAAACAGACAACGGAACAACAACAAGACCACAGACAAATCTTGTTTTCAACTTAGGAGGTTCTAATGCTCATATCGGATTATATGAATACAGCAGAACTAACTCGTCTGTTGAAAAAGCATTGGCTGCAATTAATACTTCTGAAGGTGATGAAAAACTTTATGTTCAGGGAATGGGTGGTCCTTCTGTAGTAATGAAAATTCAGGATGAGACCATTGCAAACCTTAAGAAGATCTATCTTGAAAAGAAAGCAGGTATTTTAAGTGCTAAGATAAGAGTATATGTAGATCCTTTAAGCTGGAAGAATACCAACTCAACAGAAGATCGTAGATTTTCAATTTTAACCAATACGTTAAATAGTAATGGTACTATTGATTTCTCAAAATTAGCTTATACCTCAGACTTGTCAACAGGACTTGGATTATATAATTACAACAAGGATAAAGATTATTATGACATTGTAGTAACAAAAACAATCAAGGATCTTGTTGAAGATGTAAAAGATAGTGATGGGAACTTCATTAAGAATAAACCACTAATAATCAGTGCTGGAACATTTGCTGCAAATGCTACAGGAACCCTTTTAGGAGTTCGTAATACAACCAGAGCATTTGATATGAACAGAGTTATTCTTACAGGTATAGATAAAACGAATACCAATCCAAAGAGAATCCAGCTGATGGTGACTTATGGTACGAAAAAATAA
- the glmS gene encoding glutamine--fructose-6-phosphate transaminase (isomerizing): MCGIVGYTGFQDAYEIVINGLRRLEYRGYDSAGIVLEGSNNKLEVEKTKGKVEDLVNISKELKGKYKIGMGHTRWATHGVPSDRNSHPHLSNNGKIAIVHNGIIENYDTIKTMLTEKGFTFKSETDTEVLVNLIQYFMDLNPETDFPTAVRYALNEVYGAYAITVLHEDYPGVLVVGRLGSPLAIGIGEKEYFIASDASPFVEFTKEAIYLEEGHMATISLENGVDIRTINENSKIEPEIQELKMSLEQIEKGGYEHFMLKEIFEQPKSVHDTMRGRLLVDEGVIKMAGIWDHVERFKNANRIIIIACGTSWHAGLIGEYLIEEYARIPVEVEYASEFRYRNPIITDKDVVIAISQSGETADTMAALKLAKEKGAFIYGICNVVDSSIARITDAGSYTHAGPEIGVASTKAFTAQLTILTLIAFKLGKHNGNLGNAEFMSLIAELDAIPKKIEEVLSTTHELTQNIAKDFVKATNFLYLGRGYNYPAALEGALKLKEISYIHAEGYPAAEMKHGPIALIDENMPIVIIAPKKGHYDKIVSNVQEIKARKGKIIAVVNKGDRQVSEMADYVIEIPETSECFSPIVASVPLQLLAYYIAVYRGANVDQPRNLAKSVTVE; this comes from the coding sequence ATGTGCGGAATAGTAGGATATACAGGTTTTCAAGACGCTTACGAAATTGTAATTAATGGTCTTAGAAGATTAGAATATAGAGGGTATGACAGTGCCGGAATTGTTTTAGAAGGTTCAAACAATAAGCTTGAAGTAGAAAAAACAAAAGGCAAGGTTGAGGATTTGGTGAATATTTCGAAAGAATTAAAAGGGAAATATAAAATTGGAATGGGGCACACGCGTTGGGCAACCCACGGAGTTCCAAGTGATAGAAATTCCCATCCGCACTTGTCAAACAACGGAAAAATAGCTATTGTACATAATGGTATTATCGAAAACTATGATACCATTAAAACAATGCTTACTGAAAAAGGCTTTACTTTCAAATCAGAAACAGATACTGAAGTATTGGTAAACCTTATTCAATACTTTATGGATCTTAATCCTGAAACGGATTTCCCTACAGCAGTAAGATATGCGTTAAATGAAGTATATGGAGCGTATGCTATCACTGTACTTCATGAAGATTATCCGGGAGTATTGGTAGTAGGAAGATTAGGTTCTCCTCTGGCAATAGGTATCGGGGAAAAGGAATATTTTATTGCATCTGATGCTTCTCCTTTCGTAGAATTTACAAAAGAAGCCATCTACCTTGAAGAAGGACATATGGCAACCATCTCTCTTGAAAATGGAGTAGATATCAGAACCATCAATGAGAACTCTAAAATTGAGCCGGAAATTCAGGAGCTTAAAATGAGCCTAGAGCAGATCGAAAAAGGTGGATACGAGCATTTCATGCTTAAAGAAATCTTTGAACAGCCTAAGTCTGTACACGATACAATGAGAGGTAGACTTCTTGTAGATGAAGGAGTGATCAAAATGGCAGGAATCTGGGATCATGTTGAAAGATTTAAAAATGCTAACAGAATCATCATTATTGCTTGTGGTACTTCATGGCATGCTGGTCTTATCGGAGAATATCTGATTGAAGAATATGCAAGAATTCCTGTTGAAGTAGAATATGCATCAGAATTCAGATACAGAAATCCAATCATTACAGATAAAGATGTGGTGATTGCCATTTCTCAGTCCGGAGAAACAGCTGATACAATGGCTGCTTTAAAACTGGCAAAAGAAAAAGGTGCATTTATATATGGTATATGTAATGTTGTAGATTCTTCAATTGCAAGAATTACAGATGCAGGTTCATACACGCATGCTGGTCCTGAAATCGGGGTTGCTTCTACAAAAGCATTTACGGCACAGCTTACTATCCTTACTTTAATTGCATTTAAACTAGGAAAACACAACGGAAACTTAGGAAACGCGGAATTTATGAGCTTAATTGCTGAGCTTGATGCTATTCCTAAGAAAATTGAAGAAGTGCTGAGTACGACCCACGAGCTGACTCAAAATATTGCAAAAGATTTTGTGAAAGCTACAAACTTCCTTTATTTGGGAAGAGGATACAATTATCCGGCTGCCCTTGAGGGAGCATTAAAATTAAAAGAAATTTCTTACATCCATGCAGAAGGATACCCGGCTGCAGAAATGAAGCACGGTCCAATTGCCCTGATCGATGAAAATATGCCAATTGTAATTATAGCACCTAAAAAAGGTCACTATGATAAAATTGTAAGTAATGTTCAGGAAATTAAAGCGAGAAAAGGAAAAATTATCGCTGTAGTTAATAAAGGAGACCGTCAGGTGAGTGAAATGGCAGATTATGTTATTGAAATCCCTGAAACTTCAGAATGTTTCTCACCTATCGTTGCTTCCGTACCTCTGCAACTACTTGCTTATTACATTGCAGTATATAGAGGGGCAAACGTAGATCAACCGAGAAACCTTGCAAAATCTGTTACCGTGGAATAA
- the panC gene encoding pantoate--beta-alanine ligase, which translates to MEVIKNRKVLQDFIERQKEMGKRIGFAPTMGALHKGHLSLYEEARKENDLVISSIFVNPTQFNNSEDLEKYPRDVNRDILILQTSGLVDAVYIPEVADIYPEKTESQHYDFDGLENEMEGKSRPGHFDGVGTVVEELFRQIQPDNAYFGEKDFQQLAIIKKMVDKKHLPVKISGVPIYRADNGLALSSRNQRLHEDRKEASKVIYETLKKVNDWFRTVSIPEIKERVTDIFDNQQGMKLEYFLIADENTLQETDFFYKDRKFRAFIVVVVDGVRLIDNMHLD; encoded by the coding sequence ATGGAAGTTATAAAAAACAGGAAAGTCCTTCAGGATTTTATTGAAAGACAGAAAGAAATGGGGAAAAGAATTGGCTTCGCACCTACGATGGGCGCTTTACATAAGGGCCATCTTTCTCTGTATGAAGAGGCAAGAAAAGAAAATGACCTTGTGATTTCTTCAATTTTTGTAAATCCAACCCAGTTCAATAACTCTGAAGATCTTGAAAAATACCCAAGAGATGTTAACAGAGATATTCTTATTCTTCAAACTTCAGGCCTTGTAGATGCTGTTTACATCCCTGAAGTAGCAGATATCTACCCTGAAAAAACCGAAAGCCAGCACTATGATTTTGATGGATTGGAAAATGAGATGGAAGGAAAATCCAGACCCGGACATTTTGACGGCGTAGGAACTGTTGTAGAAGAGCTTTTCAGACAGATACAACCTGACAATGCTTATTTTGGAGAAAAAGACTTTCAGCAGCTTGCTATTATTAAAAAAATGGTGGATAAAAAACATCTTCCCGTTAAGATATCAGGAGTTCCAATCTACAGAGCAGACAACGGACTGGCATTAAGCTCAAGAAACCAAAGACTTCATGAAGACCGAAAAGAAGCTTCTAAAGTCATTTATGAGACTTTAAAAAAAGTAAACGATTGGTTCAGAACCGTTAGTATACCTGAAATAAAGGAAAGAGTAACGGACATTTTTGACAATCAGCAGGGAATGAAACTGGAATACTTCCTGATTGCCGATGAAAATACCCTACAGGAAACTGATTTCTTCTATAAAGACAGAAAATTCAGAGCGTTCATTGTTGTGGTGGTAGATGGTGTGAGATTAATTGACAATATGCATTTAGATTAA
- the gldL gene encoding gliding motility protein GldL — MFKTKDAWMNFFYSFGAAIVILGAWLKITHITLGPINGNIALTVGLITEAIIFIIFAFDPPKSEESYAWENVYPELLDKHANPNPLHSNVSSRNNNAAAQFAELENSLSNKLDKMLEDARLDVQLFERLRTGIDKFSNSVDQINQTVDVSASTHKYNDQLNKAAQHMESMNALYAMQLESGKKQSEFANKYVADMQKSAEQSEKFNQELQGLTSNLNNLNRVYGGMLTAMKS; from the coding sequence ATGTTTAAGACTAAAGATGCTTGGATGAATTTCTTTTATTCATTCGGTGCTGCAATTGTAATTCTTGGAGCTTGGCTTAAAATTACTCACATTACCTTGGGACCAATTAACGGTAACATCGCTCTTACCGTGGGACTTATTACTGAGGCGATTATCTTTATCATTTTTGCATTTGACCCTCCAAAATCTGAAGAGTCTTATGCTTGGGAAAATGTTTATCCTGAATTATTAGATAAGCATGCTAACCCAAATCCATTACACTCTAATGTATCTTCCAGAAATAACAATGCTGCAGCTCAATTTGCAGAATTAGAAAATTCTCTTTCTAACAAATTGGACAAAATGCTTGAGGATGCTAGATTAGATGTTCAATTATTTGAAAGATTGAGAACAGGAATTGATAAATTTTCAAACTCTGTTGATCAGATCAATCAAACAGTTGACGTATCTGCTTCTACTCATAAATATAATGACCAATTAAATAAAGCTGCTCAGCATATGGAAAGCATGAATGCTCTTTATGCAATGCAACTTGAAAGCGGCAAAAAACAATCAGAATTTGCTAACAAATATGTAGCAGATATGCAGAAATCTGCTGAGCAATCTGAGAAATTCAATCAAGAGCTACAAGGTTTAACTTCTAATCTTAATAACTTAAATAGAGTTTATGGTGGTATGTTAACTGCTATGAAGTCTTAA
- the gldK gene encoding gliding motility lipoprotein GldK, translating into MKRIFLLLLSASVASVSCSGGGSSSVGKPGTKGELIPREKTKSFVAERPYGMVAIPAGSFVAGLADQDPTNTPEKAALKTVTVSSFFMDEAETTNSEYRVFINYVRDSIARTLLAEAAGEGGDEGGRKGASIGDYAYLAKKEENLTPYQEYMEGQGGREDGSYDASKRLDWKIPLHWSTTKYPDVEYAEVLESMYLPSSSRIGNERILDVSKLKYTYRWGDMDAAVADNERGANYLKSESIAIYPDTTVWVKDFHFAYNEPLFEQYFWHKAYKDYPVVGVTWDQARAYCNFRSKLKTDYNESLKRKKQRPLEFRLPTETEWEYAARGGMQNATYPWGGPYLMDDRGCYLANFKPKRGNYMEDEKKGTYTYTAPVKKFKKNGFGLFDMAGNVSEWTLSSFNNSSAGFTSTLNPSTKDKKDTKKSVRGGSWKDIGYALMTGARDWERKDSARSYIGFRTVQDIPEAAVKPRRVNRN; encoded by the coding sequence ATGAAAAGGATATTTCTTTTATTATTGTCTGCGTCGGTAGCATCGGTATCTTGTTCAGGTGGTGGCAGCTCTTCTGTAGGGAAGCCAGGAACAAAAGGAGAATTGATACCAAGAGAAAAAACTAAATCATTTGTTGCGGAAAGACCATACGGAATGGTCGCAATTCCTGCAGGTTCATTTGTTGCTGGTTTAGCAGACCAGGATCCAACAAATACTCCTGAAAAAGCAGCATTGAAGACAGTTACTGTTTCTTCTTTCTTCATGGATGAAGCAGAAACTACCAACTCGGAGTACAGAGTATTTATCAACTATGTAAGAGACTCTATCGCGAGAACTTTACTTGCTGAAGCTGCCGGAGAAGGTGGTGATGAAGGCGGACGTAAAGGAGCTAGCATAGGGGATTATGCATACCTTGCTAAAAAAGAAGAAAATTTAACACCTTATCAAGAATATATGGAAGGCCAGGGTGGCCGGGAAGACGGAAGTTATGATGCCAGCAAAAGATTAGATTGGAAAATCCCTTTGCACTGGAGCACAACGAAATATCCGGATGTAGAATACGCAGAAGTTTTAGAATCTATGTATCTGCCTTCTTCTTCCAGAATTGGAAACGAAAGAATTTTAGATGTAAGCAAGCTTAAATATACTTACCGTTGGGGAGATATGGACGCTGCAGTTGCAGATAACGAAAGAGGAGCTAATTACCTGAAAAGCGAAAGTATCGCGATCTATCCTGATACTACAGTTTGGGTAAAAGATTTCCACTTTGCTTACAATGAGCCATTGTTTGAACAGTATTTCTGGCACAAGGCTTACAAAGACTATCCTGTTGTTGGGGTAACCTGGGATCAGGCAAGGGCTTATTGTAACTTCAGATCTAAATTGAAAACAGATTATAACGAAAGTTTAAAAAGAAAAAAACAAAGACCATTAGAATTCCGTCTTCCAACAGAGACAGAATGGGAATATGCTGCCAGAGGAGGAATGCAGAATGCTACTTATCCTTGGGGTGGTCCATATTTAATGGATGACAGAGGTTGTTACCTTGCCAACTTCAAACCGAAGAGAGGTAACTACATGGAAGATGAGAAAAAAGGTACTTATACATATACAGCTCCAGTTAAGAAATTTAAGAAAAATGGGTTTGGGTTATTTGATATGGCTGGAAACGTTTCTGAATGGACATTATCTTCGTTTAACAATTCATCAGCTGGATTCACTTCTACATTAAATCCTTCTACTAAAGATAAAAAGGATACGAAGAAATCAGTAAGAGGTGGATCTTGGAAAGATATAGGATATGCACTAATGACAGGTGCTAGAGATTGGGAGAGAAAAGATTCCGCAAGAAGCTATATCGGATTTAGAACTGTACAGGATATTCCTGAAGCAGCTGTTAAGCCAAGAAGAGTTAACAGAAATTAA